A segment of the Panicum hallii strain FIL2 chromosome 1, PHallii_v3.1, whole genome shotgun sequence genome:
GAGCAGAGCCAGTAGGCTATAAAAGAGTTGATTGGGAGAATAGTCTCTTTGGATGGGCTAAAgttgagtgctaaactttaTCACTTATATATTTGCTAAAGTTTTTAAATttttgctaaagtttagctCACCTTATTACCTTATTTGGATGAACTAGTAataaagtttagcacttttgGATATTAGCACTTGGATTAAAACATCTTTTAAAATACCCATGGAATGATCTGACCTTATGGAGCTTGTGCGGAGCTCGTCTCGTGACATTTGTTGAGGTCCTTGATGAGGAGCCTGTGCGAGCTCGTCTCGTTGAGATCTTGATGGGAAATCTTGGCTCCTATGGTAGGGAAGAAATATGTACCCAGAGCAGAAAGTGCCAGGTTTAGGGGTGGATTTGGGCCTAGACCTTAGGGCCACTAGCCCTAGGCGTGGCCAAAAAAAACTCCCTATACTCCCTTTAAATTTTTCGGCCCATTGATTGAATGAACAGTGTGATTACATATTTATACATTATGAAAGGTAGTGTGGTTACATATTTATACATTATGAAAGGTAGTGTGGTTACACAACGTCATCGTCATGAATATTTATACATTATGAAAGGTAGTGTGGTTACACAACGTCATCGTCATGAAAGGGTATGTCCAAAAGACATGTCTTCAGCTCTCTTTGCGAAAGGTTCAGACCTTTCCGTGAAAGAGTCTATCTATCTATCAAGAGATATCTTTCTACGAAGAGTTACAAACTAATTGATCACTAATAAACTTAATTCTAACAACAGAAATAGCATCTAAAATTATGTATTTTATGTGTTAATTTTGTTATGAATCGGTATGTAGTCTGGTACGGATGGTTTATACACTTAAAAGTTGGCTCTAGGCGTGAAAATTCACCGGCTCCGTCACTGGCTAGTTTCGTTTGCAGGAGCGTCCTCCTCCAAGAAGACAGGCCCATTAAACTTCTCACGCGGCTCAGCACCTGTAGCCCACCAGGCAAGCGTCACCATTGGAGGCCTCCAAGAGAAATGCATTATGATCTCAAAAGTACTTTAAAAAAATGAACATTCAACTAAAAACATCAAAATAGTCATGTTATTTCCGTCAAATTTGTTTCTCTTTTCCTATGTTGGGATAGTTTCCTGTTTTGACAAGTAGAAATTTTTTCTCACTTTCTAATGGTAGCCAATCCATTAAAAAAAGCAGTCTGCAGTCTGCAGAGCTGTCAGTTAACTGAAGACGGCCGGGAAGTCAATTAACTGAAGTCTCCGCAGGTGATGGCTTCAGTGTGGCGCCTAACTCTGAACTTTGTCTGAACTTCTGCGCATCGTTGAGCCTGACACGAAAGTGACTACCTGAAGCCCTCCCCTGTCACTGTAACAAACAGAGTTACTGAATCGAGGGTGAactaagggcctgtttagatgaTCTGTAAATGCAAAATGGTGTAAATGCAAAATAGGGGTGTAAAACTTTACAGgcccgtaaacgcaaaaaaccGTAAACGCAGAATTTTCAAAGGAATCTTGCCAATTTAAAATactaaataaagtctatttacaaaactttttgcatggatgggctgtaaatcgcgagacgaatctaatgagcctacttaatccatgttttgcaacagtgatgctacagtaaccatccgctaattattacttaatcatggattaattagcatcattagattcgtctcgcgatttacaacccatctgtgcaaaaagttttgtaaatagacttcatttagtacttcaaattggcaagattccgTCGAAAAAAAATTTACGTTTACAGGACCTGAATGCAAAAAAAAATACGCCGGTCCGTTTAGATACGTAAAGACAAAAACgccgtttttgcaaaataaaatTTGCCTTTACGGCATGGATCTAAACACGCCCTAAGTTTGCAGCGCAGATCACCGAGCCAAGCAGCAAGCACATTGCGGATTATCACAaggtttttcctttttttttataAGGGATTACCACAAGGTTAAGCAACAATCACGAAGTACAGCAAGTTTTTTTTGGGGATAACAAGTACAGCATTCCCAAAGATTTGAGTTCCTGTTCTTCGATAGAGTTTTCCAATCCAATGTGACAAAAGTGACCAAATCTGTTTAACCCAATCAAGCAATAAGATTACAACAAACatcccctcaaaaaaaaaagattacaACAAACGCATCAACGCCGATTGATCGATCCATTGACTTCTAAAGTTTTTTTTGAAGCAATGGCTTCTAAACTTATTGTTTTCATGTGTTTTTTCCTTCTCTATATCAGGCAAAGAAACCAAACAAGCACAACAAGCAGAGCACCGAGCCGAGCTTCGCCGCCGCTTAGCGCCTCCCGCGCTTGGGCGCGGCGTCGTAATCGTCGTCGtcctcatcatcgtcgtcgAATTCGTCAAGATCCTCGTCGTCAAAGTCGCCGTCGAACTCCCCGTCGCTGCCCACGGCCTCGAATTCCTCGTCTTCATCCTCCTCGCTCTCGCTCACCGCCCTGGCCGCCttccgccccgcgccgccgcttgccGCGTACCCGCGTCGGGCGCACGGAGCCCCAGCCATCGTAGTAATGGGCTGCATGAGAAATCTGGAGCTGGTggcggccgccgtcgccggctGCCAGAGAGGGGCGAGGACGAGCGCCGGGCTCGGGgaggccgccgccaccgcggctgtggcggcgaggcggcggatGGCGAGCGAGGCGGCGCGGTGCATGGCCATCTGGGCTGTGGATCGAGGGGAATGAATGCAGCGCGGGCGGGGTggggtggcggctagggtttaggagCGGGTTTTAATGAAGCCGGATGCGAGAGAGGCTGCAACTTGAGGGAAGCTTCCAGACACGCAAGGAGGGTTCGCCCTCTCGCGCTCGGTCGCCCGCCGCCTTCGCCCATCCGCGCGACTGCGCCATGCCGGCCGGCGAGCTGGTCCTTTCTTTTGTCTGTTTCTTCCGGGCTTGGGTTGGGCTGGTACTGGTATTGGGCCGTGCATCAATCTAGTAATGCTGCCGATATATCTAGTAGCGCATCAATTGGGCCGTTTAAAGTTTACGGAATCCCTACTACAATCTCTAACATTCTGAATGAGTATACTTAGTGTTAGACACCAAAATTTGGTAAGCTTCTTAGAGAATTCAGTCAAAAAAATCAATCAACCAATAAAAGTTTATCCAAAACAGACCAAGTTGAAGAAGGAATCGTGAAGACCACATCATAGCAGTTTAGATTAATTAGGTTTCCTTTTATCTTTAAGAGAGTTTGTACCGTGTCCAACCAGGACTAGTATTCACCTACGGGTATAAATAAATATGTACACCCGGGATCATTGTACTCTATCTTTCGATCAATACAACACAACTTTCATCGCATCGCCACCCTCATTTTAGAAGTTTTCATCATCGGTGGAACTTGGCACCTAACGCGGGGCTACGTCGCTTCGATCTCCGGTGATTGGGGTAAGTCCTACATTCCGCTGGCCCTGGCAATTGTATTGACTATATTAGTGTTATTTAAGCCTACATCATTTCGATCTTTTGGATTGCTCTGGTTCGATTGGTATATTTGCCTACCAGTTATCGATCCCTATCTATCCGTAAGAATGCATCGTTTGACCTCTTGTCAGATCTGATAGAACCACGGTTATCTTATCTTGGTCTTGTTTAGGTCTACCGACTTATATCTTTTGAATCGGTTGATAAGCTGCTAGCTGAAAATTAATTTCCTTCAACTGAGTTAGTTCTTATTAGCCTGATAGTTTGTTATCTTGATCTTATTTGAGCGTTTTTTGCACGTGTATCTTGTCGTAGCTAGATTCGTCGGCCTATAGCCTTTAGTTTATCGTCCTGCCGCCAACGCTATCTCGGTTAGGTCCGATCTGATTGGTGGTGATGGTAGATTAATTTTTATTGGCTTGGTGGTTCTTTTGCGACAAGATAGATGTTCAGTAACCACTACTGTTAGTCGATGGTTTTTATTAGGTACTAGCCGATAAGTTATTTTTACATCGGATTTCCAACCGATATACGCTTTAAACATCGAGCCTGAATTCAATATCAGCCTATTGGTTCAtcagatatatagccgattatTTAAAATCCTATCGACATCGGCTCATCGGCCTATCGACTCTTTTTATCTATGTTATCAATTGCATAATCAAATTGACTAATACGCCGCGAATCTCAAGATTTAGAACCTGCACTGGAGTTTTTTTCCTAGACCGCAGTGTTGCGTGCGAGAAATCATCGTCCAATCGATTTTTTGGTGCCAACACTTAGCTTAATCAAGTTCCTTATTACTGTAATAGTTTAGGTAACTCGAATCCAGCTGAAGTCCATATCAATATTGTGGATGCAACTCCGTCTGCATTTCTTGGCGCGGAGGACGGAGGTGGTCCGGATCGGACGTGGTCCACCACGAGCTCCCAGTGATCGATGTTGGTCAAACCAGTGGCCGGACGAGACGTCCTGCAGCTCATGGAGATCGTTGCCAACTGTCGCTGATGATGTATCCGTTGCGTGCCCACCGGCCGTCGATCCGAAACGGCGGTGGCCACAGCTGGCCAGCCGAGCCGAGCTGGCCAAGAGGCCGGCCGGTCAAGGAAGACGCTCAGGCTGAGCTGGCCATGCATGCATGGTGGCATCGCAGTCGCAGCTGCAAAATCGACGAAGAACGAACGTGACGTCACCGTACGTGCGGTGATCGGGCCCACCAGTTCGCAGATCCCATCTGTTGTGTCTTTTCAAACTTTCTTTTGGTACGTTTTCGCTTCCGACTTTGGGCCGGACAGCGAGATCCATTCGCTGCATGGCTGGTGAAAAGGAATCCAATGCAGCAGCACCACATGCAGATGCACTGCAGCAGTGGGCCTAGCTAAAACTGGCACGCGGGGGCCCAGTACCGCGGAAGAGCACAAACCAGTTAGGGCCCGAAAACAACACCACACGGAGCACCTGGCCCCACTCCCATGGCAGAGGTACGTACATACAAGTTGCTATCGAAACTTACTTCTGAAGTTTATGTTTCAAAAAGAAAACTTACTTCTGAACTAATAGTAGTTCCATTCACTAAAAAAAAATCTTTTTTTTGCGCATTTATCTCAAAAACAATTTACATACATGCACGAATGGTTTGATGTGTGAATTGGAACAACCGCTGATTGTGATGAATAAATGTTGCTGAAATTACCTGGTCTATTGATCGACCATGAAACAACAAAGAATTAACGATTGAATTGAACCAAAACTGCGAATAATATACATGTCCTCACACTGCAAATGAATAATAATAATAAGTACATGCAAAAATTTATAGGCTTACATATACATACATGTCTAACCGGCCTGCATAGGAACAGGTCAATCGAGCGAGCAACAGAAACATTGTGCATATATCCAAGAACAACGAATGGTGATGACAGAGCATGGTTGTACGCGGGGCAGGATCTCTCTACCTAGCTAGCTGTGGGATGCAAGATGAACCTGAACCCTAGCTAGCTAGGCCTTGGGCGTCTCCTCCTCGGCCTTCGCCGCGGGCTCGGCTGGGGCCGCGGcttccgccgctgcctcggccaGCGCCGCCTCCGCAGCGGGATCTGCGGCAGGTGCATCGGCAGCAGGGGGCGCAGTctcggctgcggcggcgggcgcagccgcctcctctttcttctcctcAACGGCTGCCGGAACCTCTTCCTTCTTCTCACCGGCCGGcgcttcctctttcttctcctcggcagcggcggcggcgtccttcTTCTCGGCTGcgtcctcggcggcggcgacggccggGGCCTCCTTGGGCGCCTCCTCGACGGCGGCAGGTAGCAGGGAGGAGACCTTCTCGAACGTGGCGAAGATGGGGCCGGACAGCAGGGCGGGGCCGACCTTGGAGATGCCCTCGCTCACTTGCTTGGCGCCAGGGAACTCTGATCATCATCACGCGCGTGTAGCAGCAGCTCATCAGTAATTGAGTACAGTGCAGGTGTATCATGCAACCAACAGTTCATTGATGTGTGTCGTGGCTGTATGGCCGTATGGCTGGCTGGCCTACTACTCACCGATCTTGGCCAGATCCTCGAAGAACTTGGTGATGGCGGCCGAGTTCTTCTTGATCCCAGACACCTTGCTCCTCTCCTTGATCAGAACCTGCGATTGTTCAGACACGTACAGAACAAGTTTCAGTCCCTTAGATTCAGTGCTACATATATCACCTTGGCTTACTCTGGCAACGTACGGCCGGAATGCGTATGCACGTTGCAAAGATTTCACggggaaaaaaaatcaaaatattTTCAAAGAGACAACATGATGAGTATGCACCTTGAGCGGCGCAGGAACAGACTCGTAGATCTCGACGACCTTAGGCTGGAGATCCGCCTTCTTCTCCTCGAACTCGCCATTGATCCCCTCCTGCACAGGTAGCCACAAACAATGTCAATGTCATCATGCATCATCCCTCCACCTCGCGTTGCAGGCAGGTGTGCGGCAGGAATGATGGTGGCGAAGACGACAAAAATCGACGACGACTGACCTTGGACTCGTCGAAGGACTTGacgagctcggcggcggcggctgccttCTTGCCGCCGGACTTGGCGAAGACGACCTTGATCTTGGGCAGCACCTTGGACTTCCAGATATCCATGGCGGCCGCTCACACGCGAGAGGCAATCAGGCAGAGGAAAGGACACGACAGCTACGGcagggagcagcagcagcagcagcacaggCTAGCAGCTGGCGTCTATGAGTGGCTACAGATCATACGTGGGGTGGACGCGGCTGCTGTGGCAGTGTTAATGGCGGCCAGGGTACGCCGCCCCCGGTTTATAGGGCTCGCCGCCGCCACAAGGGCTCCGGCG
Coding sequences within it:
- the LOC112875065 gene encoding phosphopantothenoylcysteine decarboxylase subunit VHS3-like, which codes for MAMHRAASLAIRRLAATAAVAAASPSPALVLAPLWQPATAAATSSRFLMQPITTMAGAPCARRGYAASGGAGRKAARAVSESEEDEDEEFEAVGSDGEFDGDFDDEDLDEFDDDDEDDDDYDAAPKRGRR
- the LOC112903719 gene encoding plasma membrane-associated cation-binding protein 1-like, which encodes MDIWKSKVLPKIKVVFAKSGGKKAAAAAELVKSFDESKEGINGEFEEKKADLQPKVVEIYESVPAPLKVLIKERSKVSGIKKNSAAITKFFEDLAKIEFPGAKQVSEGISKVGPALLSGPIFATFEKVSSLLPAAVEEAPKEAPAVAAAEDAAEKKDAAAAAEEKKEEAPAGEKKEEVPAAVEEKKEEAAAPAAAAETAPPAADAPAADPAAEAALAEAAAEAAAPAEPAAKAEEETPKA